A single genomic interval of Spinacia oleracea cultivar Varoflay chromosome 6, BTI_SOV_V1, whole genome shotgun sequence harbors:
- the LOC130464032 gene encoding uncharacterized protein, with the protein MVAIWLLCHYNDRNFDVRVQDTDETNYMDLVDDLFDDSIKQDVLIPDLFRLFYVNPSTNKRVELLNDVGLMGMWGLFKRTDTVEIWIEKANEKETSIQFRTAVKKRKDRKERKAAELRRKAEEFEREREEERRRLEREAEIQRDLEEQLANTVAVEVPVYDVEDLSVEYVRVYSSQHADCFSPGGSQPPNTQKEPSPPPREPSPPPNVPSPPREPSPPPNNPSPPPRSPSPPPNNPSPPPRSPSPPPTSPQTQPQQQQQQKEHQQQQQTEHQQQQQTEQQQHQPTEQQQQHQTEHQPDQTPPPNRAELNKGRGFRISRSHAKKTGEFVPKKRGGRPAGSRVRKPTAYNVEEEEQWDDESDDENFEESESDSETGFNSDDFIDEEIEEDEEQDVLKEVISERSFEDHLDGSNKLDNLYANGKVVGSMPWGTIKLQPWMIFQSKTHFMEVFRDFCIQEGFAVSVEKADTTRFTAMCLVESCNWRIHACVLLDGVSWAIKTLVSEHKSCGRLEENPMVTSQWLCTKLLPDIEANPEIPIKTLQRKALGIYRVQVKQRLMYKVRSLGRQQIYGGFDESYALLPSYAEMIKSTNPGSYALVTWTADSGNVTPRFKACFFSFAAQVRGFLRGCRPIIGIDGAHLSGYYKGILLTAVAIDGNNEIFPLAYSIVSTESMDTWSYFFRSLKALFVQHGCQRDDWTFISDRMRGVESALYDVFPKAVRRVCAQHLYTNCRQAGYSGTAFHDLFWVAADAYNPYVFNKAMEKIGKLIPEAVGYLDKVPEQWSRHKFDVGVTCDHNTTNFVESFNACTKPFRDLPVLSLLEEIRSWCMTKIGARFDKAVDIGPDQLTPYATKELEERSADSRFCYATNAGGGEFEVLDGHVKFPIRLAARVCGCGKWQGCGIPCKHAIRVIYHQRLNPTDFVSPYFKGAAYKLTYSEHIHPMPDSTQWPTFELPRILPPLMRRAAGRPAKQRRRGAHEKKRGKRNTTVKCGKCKQIGHNSRTCKGGSTAKQRKESAAAAAGSAGASTSGARKRKAPTSNASSSKKSKAA; encoded by the exons ATGGTCGCAATTTGGTTGTTATGTCATTATAATGATCGGAATTTTGATGTGAGGGTACAAGATACTGATGAAACGAACTACATGGATTTGGTTGATGACTTGTTTGATGATTCTATTAAGCAAGATGTTCTGATTCCCGAtttatttagattgttttatgtTAATCCTAGTACGAATAAAAGAGTAGAATTGTTGAATGATGTTGGTTTGATGGGCATGTGGGGTTTATTTAAGCGCACAGATACTGTGGAAATATGGATAGAGAAGGCAAATGAGAAGGAAACTTCAATCCAATTTAGGACTGCAGTTAAGAAAAGGAAGGATAGGAAGGAAAGGAAGGCTGCAGAACTTAGAAGGAAAGCTGAGGAGTTTGAGAGGGAGAGGGAAGAGGAAAGGAGAAGGTTAGAAAGGGAGGCTGAGATTCAAAGGGATTTGGAGGAGCAATTGGCAAACACAGTGGCAGTTGAGGTGCCTGTGTATGATGTTGAGGATTTAAGCGTAGAGTACGTACGTGTTTACAGCTCACAACATGCTGACTGCTTTTCCCCGGGAGGTTCCCAACCACCAAATACACAAAAAGAGCCTTCACCACCACCAAGAGAgccctcaccaccaccaaatgTTCCATCACCACCAAGAGAgccctcaccaccaccaaataatccatcaccaccaccaagaagtccctcaccaccaccaaataatccatcaccaccaccaagaagtccctcaccaccaccaaccTCACCACAGACACaaccacagcaacaacaacaacagaaagaacatcagcaacaacaacaaacagaacatcaacaacaacaacaaacagaaCAACAGCAACACCAACCCACagaacagcagcaacaacatcaaacaGAACACCAGCCAGATCAGACACCCCCTCCTAACAGGGCTGAGTTAAACAAAGGGAGGGGTTTCAGAATTTCCAGAAGTCATGCTAAGAAGACGGGTGAGTTTGTTCCTAAGAAGAGGGGGGGAAGGCCTGCTGGTTCAAGGGTGAGGAAACCCACTGCATACAATGTGGAGGAAGAGGAGCAATGGGAtgatgagagtgatgatgaaAATTTTGAGGAGAGTGAGAGTGATAGTGAAACTGGTTTCAACTCCGACGATTTCATTGACGAAGaaattgaagaagatgaagaacaaGATGTTCTTAAGGAGGTAATTTCTGAGAGAAGTTTTGAGGATCATTTAGATGGGAGTAATAAGCTGGATAATTTGTATGCAAATGGGAAAGTTGTGGGAAGCATGCCATGGGGGACTATCAAGTTGCAACCATGGATGATATTCCAAAGCAAGACACACTTCATGGAGGTCTTCAGAGACTTCTGTATTCAAGAGGGATTTGCTGTGAGTGTTGAAAAGGCTGATACAACCAGATTCACTGCAATGTGTCTGGTTGAGTCATGCAATTGGAGGATCCATGCCTGTGTGTTGTTGGATGGGGTCAGTTGGGCCATTAAAACTCTTGTCAGTGAGCACAAGTCTTGTGGGAGACTTGAGGAGAATCCCATGGTGACATCTCAGTGGCTATGCACCAAACTACTTCCTGACATTGAAGCAAATCCAGAAATCCCAATTAAGACACTTCAAAGAAAGGCATTGGGGATTTATAGGGTACAAGTGAAACAGAGGTTGATGTACAAGGTGAGAAGCCTCGGGAGGCAGCAAATTTATGGAGGTTTTGATGAGTCATATGCCCTTTTACCATCCTATGCTGAAATGATCAAATCTACCAATCCTGGGAGTTATGCCTTGGTCACTTGGACTGCAGATTCTGGTAACGTGACACCCCGTTTCAAGGCTTGCTTTTTCTCCTTTGCTGCACAAGTTAGGGGTTTCTTAAGAGGTTGTAGGCCTATCATAGGCATTGATGGTGCACATTTGAGTGGATACTATAAGGGAATTCTCCTCACTGCAGTTGCTATCGATGggaataatgagatttttcCATTAGCCTATAGCATTGTGAGTACGGAGAGTATGGACACATGGTCCTATTTTTTCAGAAGTTTGAAGGCTTTGTTTGTTCAACATGGGTGCCAGAGGGATGACTGGACTTTTATTAGTGACAGAATGAGG GGAGTAGAATCTGCTTTGTATGATGTTTTCCCCAAAGCAGTCAGGAGGGTCTGTGCTCAGCATCTGTATACCAACTGCAGACAAGCTGGATACAGTGGCACAGCCTTCCATGACTTGTTCTGGGTTGCTGCTGATGCATACAATCCATATGTCTTCAACAAAGCCATGGAAAAGATTGGCAAACTCATCCCAGAAGCAGTGGGATATCTTGACAAAGTGCCTGAACAGTGGTCCAGACACAAGTTTGATGTTGGGGTCACTTGTGATCACAACACCACCAACTTTGTGGAATCCTTCAACGCGTGTACCAAACCCTTTAGGGATCTTCCTGTTTTGTCACTTCTTGAAG AAATAAGGTCTTGGTGCATGACGAAGATCGGGGCCAGATTTGATAAAGCTGTTGACATTGGACCCGATCAATTGACGCCATATGCTACTAAGGAGCTTGAAGAGAGGAGTGCTGACTCGAGGTTCTGTTATGCAACTAATGCTGGGGGGGGTGAATTTGAGGTTTTAGATGGTCATGTGAAGTTCCCTATTAGGCTTGCTGCTAGAGTTTGTGGTTGTGGGAAATGGCAAGGGTGTGGTATACCTTGCAAGCATGCTATTAGGGTAATATACCATCAAAGACTCAATCCTACAGATTTTGTTTCTCCTTACTTCAAAGGGGCAGCCTATAAGCTCACATACTCAGAGCATATTCACCCCATGCCTGACTCAACACAGTGGCCTACATTTGAGCTACCTAGGATTCTTCCCCCACTAATGAGAAGGGCAGCTGGCAGACCAGCCAAGCAGAGAAGAAGAGGTGCTCATGAGAAGAAGAGGGGGAAAAGAAACACCACTGTCAAGTGTGGGAAATGCAAGCAAATTGGGCATAACTCAAGAACCTGTAAAGGAGGTTCCACTGCAAAACAGAGGAAAGAATCTGCTGCAGCTGCTGCTGGTTCTGCTGGTGCATCAACATCTGGTGCTAGGAAGAGGAAGGCTCCAACATCTAATGCATCGAGCAGCAAGAAGTCCAAAGCTGCATAA